A single window of Bacteroidota bacterium DNA harbors:
- a CDS encoding thiamine phosphate synthase — translation MKLILISSSSGIEKEVEILTSLFEKGLQTLHLRKPKYSTPKLRKFLQSIPSKYHNRIIIHSHHNLALKFDLKGIHLTKSHKRRRLKTWFTLMMIRRRKPGILVTTSYTKLGNILEAEKQYNYVFLSPIFDSSTSKYQAGFTEHSLIGTLKKTPYKVIARGGVDVDHIAKVQEIGFYGLAIHSSIWNIDDPVTEFESYINKFKELGIPAE, via the coding sequence ATGAAGCTGATACTGATTTCATCATCATCGGGTATTGAAAAGGAAGTAGAGATATTAACGAGTCTGTTTGAAAAGGGGCTTCAGACACTACATCTCCGCAAGCCGAAATATTCCACGCCAAAACTCAGGAAGTTTCTGCAAAGTATTCCATCTAAATACCATAACCGTATAATTATTCATTCGCATCACAACCTGGCCTTAAAATTTGATCTGAAGGGGATACATCTTACCAAATCCCATAAACGGAGAAGGCTCAAGACCTGGTTTACACTTATGATGATCAGAAGACGGAAGCCCGGTATTTTGGTTACAACTTCATACACTAAGCTTGGAAATATACTGGAAGCCGAAAAGCAATACAATTATGTTTTTCTCAGTCCTATCTTCGACAGTTCAACATCCAAGTACCAGGCCGGGTTTACCGAGCATAGCCTGATAGGCACATTGAAAAAGACACCTTATAAAGTTATAGCACGCGGGGGAGTTGATGTTGATCATATAGCGAAAGTGCAGGAGATTGGATTTTACGGACTTGCAATCCACAGTTCTATATGGAATATTGATGATCCTGTAACTGAATTTGAAAGTTATATTAATAAGTTTAAAGAGCTTGGTATCCCTGCTGAATGA
- a CDS encoding DUF2461 domain-containing protein, protein MLNPQTLKFLASLKKNNNKEWFDKNRPAYETARKDFQTFVDTLIPELARFDKAVTGLEGKKCLFRINRDVRFSKNKSPYKTNFGAIINPGGKKSNLPGYYIHIEPGAAFIAGGVWMPEADKLNAIRQEIDYNLPEFQKIVNDKNFKKHFGKLSQEDKLVNPPKGYDKENPALELLKLKSFIAYKDLNSKVLTSKTFLKQCVETFKAMYALNLFLRRAMD, encoded by the coding sequence ATGTTAAATCCTCAAACATTAAAGTTTTTAGCTTCGTTAAAAAAGAACAACAACAAAGAATGGTTTGATAAAAACCGTCCGGCATACGAAACTGCGAGAAAGGATTTTCAGACTTTTGTTGACACCCTCATACCCGAACTTGCACGTTTCGACAAGGCTGTGACGGGACTTGAAGGCAAAAAGTGTTTATTCCGCATAAACCGAGATGTACGCTTTTCGAAAAACAAATCTCCCTACAAAACCAATTTTGGCGCCATTATTAATCCAGGCGGGAAAAAATCAAACCTGCCCGGTTATTATATTCATATTGAGCCGGGAGCGGCCTTTATTGCAGGTGGCGTATGGATGCCAGAAGCTGATAAACTGAATGCCATTCGCCAGGAGATCGATTACAATCTCCCCGAATTTCAAAAAATAGTGAACGATAAAAATTTCAAAAAGCATTTCGGAAAATTAAGCCAGGAGGATAAACTTGTCAATCCACCCAAAGGGTATGATAAAGAAAATCCCGCACTTGAATTGTTAAAATTAAAAAGCTTTATTGCCTATAAAGATCTGAATTCAAAAGTGCTCACTTCCAAAACATTCTTAAAACAATGTGTTGAAACATTCAAAGCGATGTATGCATTGAATTTGTTTTTGAGAAGGGCGATGGATTAG
- the lptB gene encoding LPS export ABC transporter ATP-binding protein translates to MILRTENITKKYKSRAVAKDVSVQVSQGEIVGLLGPNGAGKTTSFYMIVGMIKPNSGKIFLDDTDITEQPMYKRAQMGIGYLPQEASVFRKLSVEDNIKAILEMTKLDKKEQAEKLELLLDEFGLQHIRKSIGDRLSGGERRRTEIARCLAVDPKFILLDEPFAGVDPIAVEDIQAVVHKLKAKNIGILITDHNVHETLSITDRAYLLFEGSILKAGSAEDLANDEQVRKVYLGKNFELRK, encoded by the coding sequence ATGATTTTACGTACAGAAAATATTACCAAAAAATATAAAAGCCGCGCGGTGGCAAAAGATGTGTCGGTGCAGGTAAGCCAGGGCGAGATTGTTGGGTTGCTGGGTCCTAATGGTGCGGGGAAAACCACATCGTTTTATATGATCGTGGGAATGATAAAACCGAACTCCGGTAAAATTTTCCTGGATGACACAGATATTACCGAACAGCCCATGTACAAACGCGCCCAGATGGGTATTGGTTATTTGCCGCAGGAGGCATCGGTATTCCGCAAGCTGAGTGTGGAGGATAACATAAAGGCCATTCTTGAAATGACAAAGCTTGATAAAAAGGAACAGGCCGAAAAACTGGAGCTGCTGCTGGATGAATTCGGCCTGCAGCATATACGCAAAAGCATCGGCGACCGGCTTTCGGGCGGTGAGCGCAGAAGAACAGAGATAGCACGCTGCCTCGCTGTTGATCCTAAATTTATTTTACTCGACGAACCTTTTGCCGGTGTTGATCCCATTGCTGTTGAAGATATACAGGCCGTAGTGCATAAGCTGAAAGCAAAAAATATCGGCATATTGATCACCGACCACAATGTACACGAAACATTAAGTATCACCGACCGGGCCTACCTGTTGTTTGAAGGCTCTATCCTTAAAGCCGGTTCGGCCGAAGACCTTGCGAATGATGAGCAGGTGAGGAAGGTTTATTTGGGGAAGAATTTTGAGTTGAGGAAGTAG
- a CDS encoding type II toxin-antitoxin system RelE/ParE family toxin, whose amino-acid sequence MVKGKAYKIIWADLAKEQLKDIYKYIKKDSEQNAKKVRSAILVSTAVLETGKEIYKAAQLKINNKGNYRAYIIYSYRITYKIEVDTIEILRVRHTSREPLEH is encoded by the coding sequence ATGGTAAAAGGTAAAGCTTATAAAATAATTTGGGCTGACTTAGCCAAAGAACAACTAAAAGATATTTACAAATACATTAAAAAAGATTCTGAGCAAAATGCTAAAAAAGTGCGCTCGGCTATTTTGGTATCCACAGCTGTTTTAGAAACAGGCAAGGAAATATACAAAGCGGCTCAACTCAAAATAAATAATAAAGGGAATTACAGAGCCTATATTATTTACAGTTACCGCATAACATACAAAATAGAAGTTGATACCATTGAAATATTAAGAGTGAGACATACCAGCAGAGAACCACTGGAGCATTGA
- a CDS encoding carboxypeptidase-like regulatory domain-containing protein — MALRIMRGLFCVIAILLLTGGAFAQTRVTGKILDAKTKEPLPFVNVIFKGTKNGATSDFDGNYDISTNAVSDSVVATFVGYKSTTVGIRRNVSQNITILLEENAINLQVVEVKAGENPAHRILRKVIAHKPKNDRDLLDAYQYESYNKLEFDLNNINKEFKNRKIMKPIKFIFDNIDSTNRSEKPFLPLFITETLSDYYYRRDPKEKKEVVKASKISGVQNSSISQFLGDMYLNLNVYENSIILFSKGFASPVSDNGLFFYKYYLIDSMYVDNHWCYQIQFKPKRKQEFCFEGNMWIADTTFAIKRLEMSIANDANINFINGLSVIQDYERVDSVWMLHKDKLVIDFSVKDNTMGIYGRKTTSYKNFVINKPHFGDFYSDATNLVVDDEALKRNDDYWNGVRHDTLTKNEKAIYKMVDTIQTLPIYKTWVDIVTIFISGYKTFNYFDIGPYYNLASFNGIEGWRLRFGGRTSIAFSEWYELNGYVAYGIKDKQFKYSMGYKTFLSKKPRIIAGVSYKNDYEVLGQSATAFSQDNILSSVFRARSLKNMTAIEKTEAFYEQEWYPGFSNKLLFTNRIFSQILGDKYLFNTLNSKLDEREFINASEFSLVTRYARDEKFVGDGFTRTSLGTRSPVLTFQYTYGGSGIFGGEYDYHRMVASIDDRLYFTPFGFIHPGNETYIYDYSSYNLMNFFEFVSDRYITISIFHHFDGFFFNRIPLFRKLKWREVFIAKGLLGHLNPKNLDVTVLPNGLSWLDKGAYAEVGAGVENIAKIFRFDAFWRLTYLDKPDISKFGIRGSIQLSF, encoded by the coding sequence ATGGCACTACGTATTATGAGAGGTTTATTTTGTGTGATAGCAATTTTATTGCTGACAGGTGGAGCCTTTGCGCAGACAAGAGTTACCGGTAAGATACTCGATGCTAAAACCAAGGAGCCTTTACCATTTGTAAATGTTATTTTCAAAGGCACGAAGAATGGTGCCACCAGTGATTTTGACGGCAATTACGATATAAGCACCAATGCGGTTTCGGATTCTGTTGTCGCGACCTTTGTTGGATATAAGAGTACGACGGTCGGGATCAGGCGTAATGTCTCCCAGAACATTACAATTTTATTGGAAGAGAATGCTATCAACCTGCAGGTGGTTGAAGTGAAAGCGGGTGAAAATCCGGCTCACCGGATATTGCGTAAAGTGATCGCTCATAAACCTAAAAATGACAGAGATCTTTTGGATGCATACCAGTATGAATCTTACAACAAGCTGGAGTTCGATCTGAATAATATCAACAAGGAATTCAAGAATCGGAAAATAATGAAACCCATTAAATTTATTTTTGATAATATTGACAGCACAAACAGGAGTGAAAAACCTTTTCTCCCGCTTTTTATAACCGAAACGCTTTCCGATTATTATTATCGCCGCGATCCGAAAGAGAAAAAGGAAGTTGTAAAAGCAAGTAAAATTTCCGGTGTGCAGAACTCCAGTATATCACAATTTCTGGGCGATATGTATCTGAATCTTAATGTCTATGAAAACAGCATTATTCTATTCTCCAAGGGTTTTGCCAGTCCCGTTTCTGATAATGGACTTTTCTTTTATAAGTATTACCTGATCGATAGTATGTATGTTGACAATCACTGGTGCTACCAGATCCAATTCAAGCCCAAACGCAAACAGGAATTTTGTTTTGAGGGAAACATGTGGATCGCGGATACAACGTTCGCTATTAAGCGCCTGGAGATGAGTATAGCCAATGATGCCAATATTAATTTTATTAATGGCTTGTCTGTGATACAGGATTACGAACGTGTTGACAGCGTTTGGATGCTCCATAAAGATAAGCTGGTGATCGACTTTTCGGTTAAGGACAATACAATGGGGATATACGGACGTAAAACAACTTCGTATAAAAACTTTGTCATTAACAAACCACATTTCGGCGACTTTTATTCAGATGCCACTAACCTGGTTGTTGATGATGAGGCGTTGAAGAGGAATGATGACTATTGGAATGGTGTGCGCCATGATACACTCACTAAAAATGAAAAGGCTATTTACAAAATGGTTGATACCATTCAAACGCTTCCTATATATAAAACCTGGGTGGATATTGTGACAATTTTTATAAGCGGGTATAAAACATTTAATTACTTTGATATTGGTCCCTATTATAACCTGGCAAGTTTTAACGGAATAGAGGGTTGGCGTTTGCGTTTCGGGGGCCGTACAAGTATTGCTTTCAGCGAATGGTATGAACTGAACGGATACGTAGCTTACGGAATAAAGGATAAGCAGTTCAAATACAGTATGGGTTACAAAACATTTTTATCCAAGAAGCCCAGGATAATAGCCGGTGTATCTTACAAGAATGATTACGAAGTGCTGGGACAAAGCGCAACCGCTTTTTCGCAGGATAATATCCTGTCATCCGTTTTCAGGGCGCGATCGCTTAAAAACATGACGGCTATTGAAAAGACCGAAGCTTTTTATGAACAGGAGTGGTATCCCGGATTCAGCAATAAGTTGCTTTTTACGAACAGGATATTTAGCCAGATATTGGGTGACAAATATTTATTTAATACACTCAACAGCAAACTGGATGAACGGGAATTCATTAATGCGTCTGAATTTAGTCTTGTTACACGTTATGCGCGTGATGAAAAATTTGTTGGTGATGGATTTACCCGTACCAGTCTTGGAACACGCTCGCCTGTGTTAACCTTTCAGTATACGTATGGAGGGAGCGGCATTTTTGGAGGGGAGTATGATTATCACAGAATGGTAGCGAGCATTGATGATCGTTTGTATTTCACCCCTTTCGGCTTTATTCATCCCGGTAATGAAACATACATTTACGATTACTCTTCCTACAACCTCATGAATTTTTTCGAGTTTGTGAGCGACCGCTATATTACGATTTCCATATTTCACCACTTTGACGGGTTCTTTTTTAACCGTATTCCGTTATTCAGAAAGTTGAAATGGAGAGAAGTGTTTATCGCGAAAGGATTGCTGGGACACTTAAACCCTAAGAATCTTGATGTAACTGTTCTGCCAAACGGTTTATCCTGGCTGGATAAGGGCGCTTATGCCGAAGTAGGCGCGGGCGTTGAAAATATCGCCAAAATTTTCCGCTTTGATGCTTTCTGGAGATTGACGTACTTAGATAAACCGGATATTTCTAAATTTGGTATACGGGGCTCTATTCAACTTTCATTCTGA